Proteins encoded together in one Trichoplusia ni isolate ovarian cell line Hi5 chromosome 14 unlocalized genomic scaffold, tn1 tig00003940_group13, whole genome shotgun sequence window:
- the LOC113506413 gene encoding ubiquinol-cytochrome-c reductase complex assembly factor 1 codes for MFRSRAISRLLCHHHRVTNKANYVRPCVNNICINKDQTRKLNTVAVEDSYVKKFMNAIGWMDQSRTRLKLTGYFLYESIPEKVAYADWFESLELPDTFASWFIITELHVWMLMVRYMAEDVTIPVSEKKKYIKGDGHFVRNCIIEALWADVANKIKLLEGANPAIARKQVSELSEQFQAALVAYDEGLDDDKVLAAAIWRRFYFMSQDVKAENVERIVKYIRHQVSQLDRIPSGDLAWKPNINWLSILEP; via the exons atgttccGATCACGCGCTATATCTCGT CTTTTGTGTCACCATCATCGGGTTACTAATAAAGCGAACTATGTAAGGCcatgtgtaaataatatatgtattaacaAAGATCAAACAAGAAAGCTGAATACAGTAGCTGTTGAGGATAGCTATGTTAAAAAGTTCATGAACGCTATTGGATGGATGGACCAATCTAGGACC cgTTTAAAACTAACAGGATATTTTCTGTATGAATCAATACCTGAAAAAGTGGCATATGCCGATTGGTTTGAGAGCTTGGAACTACCTGACACATTTGCCTCCTGGTTCATAATCACGGAGCTACATGTCTGGATGTTAATGGTCCGATACATGGCTGAAGATGTAACAATCCCTGTCagtgaaaagaaaaagtatataaaagGAGATGGGCACTTTGTTAGGAACTGCATTATTGAAGCTCTGTGGGCTGATgtggctaataaaataaagttgttgGAG GGTGCCAATCCAGCAATAGCCAGGAAGCAAGTCTCAGAGCTCTCAGAACAGTTCCAAGCAGCTCTGGTAGCTTATGATGAAGGCCTTGATGATGACAAAGTGCTAGCTGCTGCCATCTGGAGGAGATTCTACTTTATGTCTCAAGATGTGAAAGCAGAAAATGTTGAGAGGATTGTTAAATACATAAGACATCAG GTGTCCCAGTTGGACAGGATCCCAAGTGGTGATTTGGCGTGGAAACCTAACATAAACTGGTTAAGTATATTGGAGccataa